A stretch of the Candidatus Cloacimonadota bacterium genome encodes the following:
- the rpsT gene encoding 30S ribosomal protein S20: MPQHKSPIKRMKTDAKRQARNNYVKRTLRTLDKQIRTDMTPEEKENLLNKVYSQLDKAAKKGVIHKRTASRRKARVAALVSKDNSKD, from the coding sequence ATGCCCCAACACAAGTCCCCCATTAAAAGAATGAAGACCGACGCCAAGCGTCAGGCCCGCAACAACTATGTGAAACGCACCCTGAGGACCCTGGACAAGCAGATCCGCACAGACATGACCCCGGAAGAAAAGGAAAATCTGCTGAACAAAGTCTATTCCCAGCTGGACAAAGCCGCCAAGAAAGGCGTGATCCACAAACGCACCGCCTCCCGCCGCAAAGCGCGCGTGGCCGCCCTCGTCAGCAAGGACAATTCCAAAGACTGA